Proteins from a single region of Xenopus laevis strain J_2021 chromosome 9_10S, Xenopus_laevis_v10.1, whole genome shotgun sequence:
- the stau1.S gene encoding double-stranded RNA-binding protein Staufen homolog 1 isoform X3 → MDVAMSQAPNSPAAPLSGSQILNKNQHSPHPQPLSIPSTASLLPSENAVSSNMANPKEKTPMCLVNELARFNKIQPLYKLLSEKGPAHSKVIPLGRWQDYSLLERVGEDRPRQMFTVQLTLGDQYWEAEGTSIKKAQHAAAAKALEGTKYPKPTVRPVCGERKYPDSITPTVELNALCMKLGRKPVYKPLDPYTGVRSAYNYNMRGGGYPPRYFYPFPVAPILYQVELSVGGQQFHGKGRTRQAAKHDAAAKALKSLQHEPLPDKPVVNGTLADEENLNKSEISQVFEIALKRNMSVNFEVTKETGPPHMKSFVTKVIVGEFLGNGEGKSKKISKKNAAIAVLEELRKLPSLPTVEKMKPKIKKKTKSIVKLPTSPEYGQGMNPISRLAQIQQAKKDKEPEYILITERGLPRRREFVMQVKVGNHTAEGTGTNKKVAKRNAAENMLELLGFKVPPPPPKPALKTEEKLPVRKPGDGRKVTFYEPGSGEDTANNHKDDEFRMPFHSHQQLPAGILPMVPEVAQAVGVNQGLHTKDFNRVAPNPAKATVTAMIARELLYAGISPTADAILKNNNTAGPFTRPSEQLNYLSRVQELEVEYKDFPKNNKNEFVSLINCSSQPPLISHGICKDLESCHDMAALNILKLLSELDQHNAEMPRTGNGPMSVCVKPEIERDPLLKPANSNTLGQTLDSTA, encoded by the exons ATGGACGTCGCCATGTCTCAAGCTCCGAACTCGCCCGCCGCCCCCCTCTCAGGGAGCCAAATCCTGAACAAGAACCAGCATTCTCCTCATCCCCAGCCTCTGAGTATCCCTTCTACTGCCAGTCTGTTGCCCTCTGAAAATGCAG tttcttcTAACATGGCAAACCCCAAAGAGAAAACCCCCATGTGTCTTGTGAATGAGTTAGCCCGTTTCAACAAAATTCAGCCCTTGTATAAACTGCTGAGTGAAAAAGGTCCGGCTCATTCAAAG GTCATTCCGCTAGGACGGTGGCAGGATTACAGCCTTCTTGAGAGAGTGGGAGAAGATCGCCCAAGACAA atgtTCACAGTGCAGCTCACTCTAGGGGACCAGTACTGGGAGGCCGAAGGGACGAGTATTAAAAAAGCTCAACATGCAGCTGCTGCCAAAGCCTTGGAAGGGACAAAGTACCCGAAGCCTACAGTCCGCCCTGTCTGTGGTGAGAGAAAATACCCAG ACAGCATCACGCCAACGGTTGAACTGAACGCTCTGTGCATGAAACTAGGAAGGAAACCCGTATACAAACCTTTAGATCCCTACACTGGGGTGCGCTCGGCTTATAACTACAATATGCGAGGAGGCGGCTACCCCCCACG GTACTTCTACCCGTTCCCTGTGGCTCCCATCCTCTACCAAGTGGAACTGTCCGTGGGAGGGCAGCAATTCCACGGGAAAGGGAGGACAAGACAAGCCGCCAAGCACGATGCTGCAGCCAAAGCACTAAAGAGCCTCCAACACGAGCCTCTCCCTGACAAACCTGTG GTGAACGGGACATTGGCCGATGAAGAAAATCTAAATAAGTCTGAAATAAGCCAAGTGTTTGAAATTGCACTTAAACGGAACATGTCTGTGAATTTTGAG GTAACCAAGGAAACTGGCCCTCCCCACATGAAGAGTTTTGTAACTAAAGTCATAGTTGGTGAATTTCTGGGCAATGGCGAAGGAAAGAGCAAAAAGATATCGAAGAAGAATGCGGCTATAGCCGTGCTAGAGGAGCTCCGCAAACTGCCCTCACTTCCGACAGTTGAGAAAATGAAgccaaaaatcaaaaagaaaacaaagtccATCGTAAAG CTTCCTACTAGTCCTGAATATGGGCAAGGGATGAACCCAATCAGCAGGCTGGCACAGATTCAGCAAGCCAAGAAAGATAAAGAACCCGAATATATTCTGATCACAGAGAGGGGTCTCCCGAGGCGCAGAGAGTTTGTCATGCAG GTTAAAGTAGGAAATCATACGGCTGAAGGCACGGGCACTAACAAGAAAGTCGCCAAAAGGAACGCTGCTGAAAATATGTTGGAACTCCTAGGATTTAAAGTCCCTCCACCTCCCCCGAAACCTGCACTCAAGACAGAAGAAAAG ctcCCTGTAAGGAAACCAGGAGATGGAAGGAAAGTGACCTTTTATGAGCCCGGATCAGGAGAAGATACTGCTAACA ATCACAAAGATGACGAGTTCCGGATGCCTTTTCACAGCCATCAGCAGCTTCCTGCGGGAATTCTCCCTATGGTCCCTGAGGTTGCACAAGCGGTGGGGGTTAATCAAGGACTTCACACCAAAGACTTTAACAGGGTGGCCCCCAACCCAGCCAAGGCAACGGTGACGGCCATGATAGCGAGAGAGCTGCTGTATGCCGGCATCTCACCCACGGCTGACGCCATTCTGAAGAATAACAACACTGCCGGGCCATTTACTCGGCCCTCTGAGCAATTAAATTACCTGTCTAGAGTCCAAGAATTAGAG GTTGAATATAAAGACTTCCCGAAGAATAATAAAAACGAGTTTGTCTCTCTCATAAACTGTTCCTCTCAGCCGCCATTAATCAGCCACGGCATCTGCAAGGACCTGGAGTCCTGCCACGATATG gctGCGTTGAACATCTTGAAATTGCTGTCGGAGCTCGACCAACATAACGCGGAGATGCCCAGAACAGGGAATGGACCAATGTCAGT ATGTGTCAAACCCGAAATAGAACGTGATCCTCTCCTGAAACCGGCCAACTCAAACACCTTGGGACAAACACTGGACAGTACAGCCTGA
- the stau1.S gene encoding double-stranded RNA-binding protein Staufen homolog 1 isoform X6: MFTVQLTLGDQYWEAEGTSIKKAQHAAAAKALEGTKYPKPTVRPVCGERKYPDSITPTVELNALCMKLGRKPVYKPLDPYTGVRSAYNYNMRGGGYPPRYFYPFPVAPILYQVELSVGGQQFHGKGRTRQAAKHDAAAKALKSLQHEPLPDKPVVNGTLADEENLNKSEISQVFEIALKRNMSVNFEVTKETGPPHMKSFVTKVIVGEFLGNGEGKSKKISKKNAAIAVLEELRKLPSLPTVEKMKPKIKKKTKSIVKLPTSPEYGQGMNPISRLAQIQQAKKDKEPEYILITERGLPRRREFVMQVKVGNHTAEGTGTNKKVAKRNAAENMLELLGFKVPPPPPKPALKTEEKLPVRKPGDGRKVTFYEPGSGEDTANNHKDDEFRMPFHSHQQLPAGILPMVPEVAQAVGVNQGLHTKDFNRVAPNPAKATVTAMIARELLYAGISPTADAILKNNNTAGPFTRPSEQLNYLSRVQELEVEYKDFPKNNKNEFVSLINCSSQPPLISHGICKDLESCHDMAALNILKLLSELDQHNAEMPRTGNGPMSVCVKPEIERDPLLKPANSNTLGQTLDSTA, from the exons atgtTCACAGTGCAGCTCACTCTAGGGGACCAGTACTGGGAGGCCGAAGGGACGAGTATTAAAAAAGCTCAACATGCAGCTGCTGCCAAAGCCTTGGAAGGGACAAAGTACCCGAAGCCTACAGTCCGCCCTGTCTGTGGTGAGAGAAAATACCCAG ACAGCATCACGCCAACGGTTGAACTGAACGCTCTGTGCATGAAACTAGGAAGGAAACCCGTATACAAACCTTTAGATCCCTACACTGGGGTGCGCTCGGCTTATAACTACAATATGCGAGGAGGCGGCTACCCCCCACG GTACTTCTACCCGTTCCCTGTGGCTCCCATCCTCTACCAAGTGGAACTGTCCGTGGGAGGGCAGCAATTCCACGGGAAAGGGAGGACAAGACAAGCCGCCAAGCACGATGCTGCAGCCAAAGCACTAAAGAGCCTCCAACACGAGCCTCTCCCTGACAAACCTGTG GTGAACGGGACATTGGCCGATGAAGAAAATCTAAATAAGTCTGAAATAAGCCAAGTGTTTGAAATTGCACTTAAACGGAACATGTCTGTGAATTTTGAG GTAACCAAGGAAACTGGCCCTCCCCACATGAAGAGTTTTGTAACTAAAGTCATAGTTGGTGAATTTCTGGGCAATGGCGAAGGAAAGAGCAAAAAGATATCGAAGAAGAATGCGGCTATAGCCGTGCTAGAGGAGCTCCGCAAACTGCCCTCACTTCCGACAGTTGAGAAAATGAAgccaaaaatcaaaaagaaaacaaagtccATCGTAAAG CTTCCTACTAGTCCTGAATATGGGCAAGGGATGAACCCAATCAGCAGGCTGGCACAGATTCAGCAAGCCAAGAAAGATAAAGAACCCGAATATATTCTGATCACAGAGAGGGGTCTCCCGAGGCGCAGAGAGTTTGTCATGCAG GTTAAAGTAGGAAATCATACGGCTGAAGGCACGGGCACTAACAAGAAAGTCGCCAAAAGGAACGCTGCTGAAAATATGTTGGAACTCCTAGGATTTAAAGTCCCTCCACCTCCCCCGAAACCTGCACTCAAGACAGAAGAAAAG ctcCCTGTAAGGAAACCAGGAGATGGAAGGAAAGTGACCTTTTATGAGCCCGGATCAGGAGAAGATACTGCTAACA ATCACAAAGATGACGAGTTCCGGATGCCTTTTCACAGCCATCAGCAGCTTCCTGCGGGAATTCTCCCTATGGTCCCTGAGGTTGCACAAGCGGTGGGGGTTAATCAAGGACTTCACACCAAAGACTTTAACAGGGTGGCCCCCAACCCAGCCAAGGCAACGGTGACGGCCATGATAGCGAGAGAGCTGCTGTATGCCGGCATCTCACCCACGGCTGACGCCATTCTGAAGAATAACAACACTGCCGGGCCATTTACTCGGCCCTCTGAGCAATTAAATTACCTGTCTAGAGTCCAAGAATTAGAG GTTGAATATAAAGACTTCCCGAAGAATAATAAAAACGAGTTTGTCTCTCTCATAAACTGTTCCTCTCAGCCGCCATTAATCAGCCACGGCATCTGCAAGGACCTGGAGTCCTGCCACGATATG gctGCGTTGAACATCTTGAAATTGCTGTCGGAGCTCGACCAACATAACGCGGAGATGCCCAGAACAGGGAATGGACCAATGTCAGT ATGTGTCAAACCCGAAATAGAACGTGATCCTCTCCTGAAACCGGCCAACTCAAACACCTTGGGACAAACACTGGACAGTACAGCCTGA
- the stau1.S gene encoding double-stranded RNA-binding protein Staufen homolog 1 isoform X4, translated as MDVAMSQAPNSPAAPLSGSQILNKNQHSPHPQPLSIPSTASLLPSENAGRPLQNSALPSPSVTSSGPTAVSSNMANPKEKTPMCLVNELARFNKIQPLYKLLSEKGPAHSKMFTVQLTLGDQYWEAEGTSIKKAQHAAAAKALEGTKYPKPTVRPVCGERKYPDSITPTVELNALCMKLGRKPVYKPLDPYTGVRSAYNYNMRGGGYPPRYFYPFPVAPILYQVELSVGGQQFHGKGRTRQAAKHDAAAKALKSLQHEPLPDKPVVNGTLADEENLNKSEISQVFEIALKRNMSVNFEVTKETGPPHMKSFVTKVIVGEFLGNGEGKSKKISKKNAAIAVLEELRKLPSLPTVEKMKPKIKKKTKSIVKLPTSPEYGQGMNPISRLAQIQQAKKDKEPEYILITERGLPRRREFVMQVKVGNHTAEGTGTNKKVAKRNAAENMLELLGFKVPPPPPKPALKTEEKLPVRKPGDGRKVTFYEPGSGEDTANNHKDDEFRMPFHSHQQLPAGILPMVPEVAQAVGVNQGLHTKDFNRVAPNPAKATVTAMIARELLYAGISPTADAILKNNNTAGPFTRPSEQLNYLSRVQELEVEYKDFPKNNKNEFVSLINCSSQPPLISHGICKDLESCHDMAALNILKLLSELDQHNAEMPRTGNGPMSVCVKPEIERDPLLKPANSNTLGQTLDSTA; from the exons ATGGACGTCGCCATGTCTCAAGCTCCGAACTCGCCCGCCGCCCCCCTCTCAGGGAGCCAAATCCTGAACAAGAACCAGCATTCTCCTCATCCCCAGCCTCTGAGTATCCCTTCTACTGCCAGTCTGTTGCCCTCTGAAAATGCAGGTAGACCTCTTCAAAACTCTGCTTTACCCTCTCCATCTGTCACATCCAGCGGTCCAACTGCAG tttcttcTAACATGGCAAACCCCAAAGAGAAAACCCCCATGTGTCTTGTGAATGAGTTAGCCCGTTTCAACAAAATTCAGCCCTTGTATAAACTGCTGAGTGAAAAAGGTCCGGCTCATTCAAAG atgtTCACAGTGCAGCTCACTCTAGGGGACCAGTACTGGGAGGCCGAAGGGACGAGTATTAAAAAAGCTCAACATGCAGCTGCTGCCAAAGCCTTGGAAGGGACAAAGTACCCGAAGCCTACAGTCCGCCCTGTCTGTGGTGAGAGAAAATACCCAG ACAGCATCACGCCAACGGTTGAACTGAACGCTCTGTGCATGAAACTAGGAAGGAAACCCGTATACAAACCTTTAGATCCCTACACTGGGGTGCGCTCGGCTTATAACTACAATATGCGAGGAGGCGGCTACCCCCCACG GTACTTCTACCCGTTCCCTGTGGCTCCCATCCTCTACCAAGTGGAACTGTCCGTGGGAGGGCAGCAATTCCACGGGAAAGGGAGGACAAGACAAGCCGCCAAGCACGATGCTGCAGCCAAAGCACTAAAGAGCCTCCAACACGAGCCTCTCCCTGACAAACCTGTG GTGAACGGGACATTGGCCGATGAAGAAAATCTAAATAAGTCTGAAATAAGCCAAGTGTTTGAAATTGCACTTAAACGGAACATGTCTGTGAATTTTGAG GTAACCAAGGAAACTGGCCCTCCCCACATGAAGAGTTTTGTAACTAAAGTCATAGTTGGTGAATTTCTGGGCAATGGCGAAGGAAAGAGCAAAAAGATATCGAAGAAGAATGCGGCTATAGCCGTGCTAGAGGAGCTCCGCAAACTGCCCTCACTTCCGACAGTTGAGAAAATGAAgccaaaaatcaaaaagaaaacaaagtccATCGTAAAG CTTCCTACTAGTCCTGAATATGGGCAAGGGATGAACCCAATCAGCAGGCTGGCACAGATTCAGCAAGCCAAGAAAGATAAAGAACCCGAATATATTCTGATCACAGAGAGGGGTCTCCCGAGGCGCAGAGAGTTTGTCATGCAG GTTAAAGTAGGAAATCATACGGCTGAAGGCACGGGCACTAACAAGAAAGTCGCCAAAAGGAACGCTGCTGAAAATATGTTGGAACTCCTAGGATTTAAAGTCCCTCCACCTCCCCCGAAACCTGCACTCAAGACAGAAGAAAAG ctcCCTGTAAGGAAACCAGGAGATGGAAGGAAAGTGACCTTTTATGAGCCCGGATCAGGAGAAGATACTGCTAACA ATCACAAAGATGACGAGTTCCGGATGCCTTTTCACAGCCATCAGCAGCTTCCTGCGGGAATTCTCCCTATGGTCCCTGAGGTTGCACAAGCGGTGGGGGTTAATCAAGGACTTCACACCAAAGACTTTAACAGGGTGGCCCCCAACCCAGCCAAGGCAACGGTGACGGCCATGATAGCGAGAGAGCTGCTGTATGCCGGCATCTCACCCACGGCTGACGCCATTCTGAAGAATAACAACACTGCCGGGCCATTTACTCGGCCCTCTGAGCAATTAAATTACCTGTCTAGAGTCCAAGAATTAGAG GTTGAATATAAAGACTTCCCGAAGAATAATAAAAACGAGTTTGTCTCTCTCATAAACTGTTCCTCTCAGCCGCCATTAATCAGCCACGGCATCTGCAAGGACCTGGAGTCCTGCCACGATATG gctGCGTTGAACATCTTGAAATTGCTGTCGGAGCTCGACCAACATAACGCGGAGATGCCCAGAACAGGGAATGGACCAATGTCAGT ATGTGTCAAACCCGAAATAGAACGTGATCCTCTCCTGAAACCGGCCAACTCAAACACCTTGGGACAAACACTGGACAGTACAGCCTGA
- the stau1.S gene encoding double-stranded RNA-binding protein Staufen homolog 1 isoform X1, with protein sequence MDVAMSQAPNSPAAPLSGSQILNKNQHSPHPQPLSIPSTASLLPSENAGRPLQNSALPSPSVTSSGPTAVSSNMANPKEKTPMCLVNELARFNKIQPLYKLLSEKGPAHSKVIPLGRWQDYSLLERVGEDRPRQMFTVQLTLGDQYWEAEGTSIKKAQHAAAAKALEGTKYPKPTVRPVCGERKYPDSITPTVELNALCMKLGRKPVYKPLDPYTGVRSAYNYNMRGGGYPPRYFYPFPVAPILYQVELSVGGQQFHGKGRTRQAAKHDAAAKALKSLQHEPLPDKPVVNGTLADEENLNKSEISQVFEIALKRNMSVNFEVTKETGPPHMKSFVTKVIVGEFLGNGEGKSKKISKKNAAIAVLEELRKLPSLPTVEKMKPKIKKKTKSIVKLPTSPEYGQGMNPISRLAQIQQAKKDKEPEYILITERGLPRRREFVMQVKVGNHTAEGTGTNKKVAKRNAAENMLELLGFKVPPPPPKPALKTEEKLPVRKPGDGRKVTFYEPGSGEDTANNHKDDEFRMPFHSHQQLPAGILPMVPEVAQAVGVNQGLHTKDFNRVAPNPAKATVTAMIARELLYAGISPTADAILKNNNTAGPFTRPSEQLNYLSRVQELEVEYKDFPKNNKNEFVSLINCSSQPPLISHGICKDLESCHDMAALNILKLLSELDQHNAEMPRTGNGPMSVCVKPEIERDPLLKPANSNTLGQTLDSTA encoded by the exons ATGGACGTCGCCATGTCTCAAGCTCCGAACTCGCCCGCCGCCCCCCTCTCAGGGAGCCAAATCCTGAACAAGAACCAGCATTCTCCTCATCCCCAGCCTCTGAGTATCCCTTCTACTGCCAGTCTGTTGCCCTCTGAAAATGCAGGTAGACCTCTTCAAAACTCTGCTTTACCCTCTCCATCTGTCACATCCAGCGGTCCAACTGCAG tttcttcTAACATGGCAAACCCCAAAGAGAAAACCCCCATGTGTCTTGTGAATGAGTTAGCCCGTTTCAACAAAATTCAGCCCTTGTATAAACTGCTGAGTGAAAAAGGTCCGGCTCATTCAAAG GTCATTCCGCTAGGACGGTGGCAGGATTACAGCCTTCTTGAGAGAGTGGGAGAAGATCGCCCAAGACAA atgtTCACAGTGCAGCTCACTCTAGGGGACCAGTACTGGGAGGCCGAAGGGACGAGTATTAAAAAAGCTCAACATGCAGCTGCTGCCAAAGCCTTGGAAGGGACAAAGTACCCGAAGCCTACAGTCCGCCCTGTCTGTGGTGAGAGAAAATACCCAG ACAGCATCACGCCAACGGTTGAACTGAACGCTCTGTGCATGAAACTAGGAAGGAAACCCGTATACAAACCTTTAGATCCCTACACTGGGGTGCGCTCGGCTTATAACTACAATATGCGAGGAGGCGGCTACCCCCCACG GTACTTCTACCCGTTCCCTGTGGCTCCCATCCTCTACCAAGTGGAACTGTCCGTGGGAGGGCAGCAATTCCACGGGAAAGGGAGGACAAGACAAGCCGCCAAGCACGATGCTGCAGCCAAAGCACTAAAGAGCCTCCAACACGAGCCTCTCCCTGACAAACCTGTG GTGAACGGGACATTGGCCGATGAAGAAAATCTAAATAAGTCTGAAATAAGCCAAGTGTTTGAAATTGCACTTAAACGGAACATGTCTGTGAATTTTGAG GTAACCAAGGAAACTGGCCCTCCCCACATGAAGAGTTTTGTAACTAAAGTCATAGTTGGTGAATTTCTGGGCAATGGCGAAGGAAAGAGCAAAAAGATATCGAAGAAGAATGCGGCTATAGCCGTGCTAGAGGAGCTCCGCAAACTGCCCTCACTTCCGACAGTTGAGAAAATGAAgccaaaaatcaaaaagaaaacaaagtccATCGTAAAG CTTCCTACTAGTCCTGAATATGGGCAAGGGATGAACCCAATCAGCAGGCTGGCACAGATTCAGCAAGCCAAGAAAGATAAAGAACCCGAATATATTCTGATCACAGAGAGGGGTCTCCCGAGGCGCAGAGAGTTTGTCATGCAG GTTAAAGTAGGAAATCATACGGCTGAAGGCACGGGCACTAACAAGAAAGTCGCCAAAAGGAACGCTGCTGAAAATATGTTGGAACTCCTAGGATTTAAAGTCCCTCCACCTCCCCCGAAACCTGCACTCAAGACAGAAGAAAAG ctcCCTGTAAGGAAACCAGGAGATGGAAGGAAAGTGACCTTTTATGAGCCCGGATCAGGAGAAGATACTGCTAACA ATCACAAAGATGACGAGTTCCGGATGCCTTTTCACAGCCATCAGCAGCTTCCTGCGGGAATTCTCCCTATGGTCCCTGAGGTTGCACAAGCGGTGGGGGTTAATCAAGGACTTCACACCAAAGACTTTAACAGGGTGGCCCCCAACCCAGCCAAGGCAACGGTGACGGCCATGATAGCGAGAGAGCTGCTGTATGCCGGCATCTCACCCACGGCTGACGCCATTCTGAAGAATAACAACACTGCCGGGCCATTTACTCGGCCCTCTGAGCAATTAAATTACCTGTCTAGAGTCCAAGAATTAGAG GTTGAATATAAAGACTTCCCGAAGAATAATAAAAACGAGTTTGTCTCTCTCATAAACTGTTCCTCTCAGCCGCCATTAATCAGCCACGGCATCTGCAAGGACCTGGAGTCCTGCCACGATATG gctGCGTTGAACATCTTGAAATTGCTGTCGGAGCTCGACCAACATAACGCGGAGATGCCCAGAACAGGGAATGGACCAATGTCAGT ATGTGTCAAACCCGAAATAGAACGTGATCCTCTCCTGAAACCGGCCAACTCAAACACCTTGGGACAAACACTGGACAGTACAGCCTGA
- the stau1.S gene encoding double-stranded RNA-binding protein Staufen homolog 1 isoform X2, with protein MDVAMSQAPNSPAAPLSGSQILNKNQHSPHPQPLSIPSTASLLPSENAGRPLQNSALPSPSVTSSGPTAVSSNMANPKEKTPMCLVNELARFNKIQPLYKLLSEKGPAHSKVIPLGRWQDYSLLERVGEDRPRQMFTVQLTLGDQYWEAEGTSIKKAQHAAAAKALEGTKYPKPTVRPVCDSITPTVELNALCMKLGRKPVYKPLDPYTGVRSAYNYNMRGGGYPPRYFYPFPVAPILYQVELSVGGQQFHGKGRTRQAAKHDAAAKALKSLQHEPLPDKPVVNGTLADEENLNKSEISQVFEIALKRNMSVNFEVTKETGPPHMKSFVTKVIVGEFLGNGEGKSKKISKKNAAIAVLEELRKLPSLPTVEKMKPKIKKKTKSIVKLPTSPEYGQGMNPISRLAQIQQAKKDKEPEYILITERGLPRRREFVMQVKVGNHTAEGTGTNKKVAKRNAAENMLELLGFKVPPPPPKPALKTEEKLPVRKPGDGRKVTFYEPGSGEDTANNHKDDEFRMPFHSHQQLPAGILPMVPEVAQAVGVNQGLHTKDFNRVAPNPAKATVTAMIARELLYAGISPTADAILKNNNTAGPFTRPSEQLNYLSRVQELEVEYKDFPKNNKNEFVSLINCSSQPPLISHGICKDLESCHDMAALNILKLLSELDQHNAEMPRTGNGPMSVCVKPEIERDPLLKPANSNTLGQTLDSTA; from the exons ATGGACGTCGCCATGTCTCAAGCTCCGAACTCGCCCGCCGCCCCCCTCTCAGGGAGCCAAATCCTGAACAAGAACCAGCATTCTCCTCATCCCCAGCCTCTGAGTATCCCTTCTACTGCCAGTCTGTTGCCCTCTGAAAATGCAGGTAGACCTCTTCAAAACTCTGCTTTACCCTCTCCATCTGTCACATCCAGCGGTCCAACTGCAG tttcttcTAACATGGCAAACCCCAAAGAGAAAACCCCCATGTGTCTTGTGAATGAGTTAGCCCGTTTCAACAAAATTCAGCCCTTGTATAAACTGCTGAGTGAAAAAGGTCCGGCTCATTCAAAG GTCATTCCGCTAGGACGGTGGCAGGATTACAGCCTTCTTGAGAGAGTGGGAGAAGATCGCCCAAGACAA atgtTCACAGTGCAGCTCACTCTAGGGGACCAGTACTGGGAGGCCGAAGGGACGAGTATTAAAAAAGCTCAACATGCAGCTGCTGCCAAAGCCTTGGAAGGGACAAAGTACCCGAAGCCTACAGTCCGCCCTGTCTGTG ACAGCATCACGCCAACGGTTGAACTGAACGCTCTGTGCATGAAACTAGGAAGGAAACCCGTATACAAACCTTTAGATCCCTACACTGGGGTGCGCTCGGCTTATAACTACAATATGCGAGGAGGCGGCTACCCCCCACG GTACTTCTACCCGTTCCCTGTGGCTCCCATCCTCTACCAAGTGGAACTGTCCGTGGGAGGGCAGCAATTCCACGGGAAAGGGAGGACAAGACAAGCCGCCAAGCACGATGCTGCAGCCAAAGCACTAAAGAGCCTCCAACACGAGCCTCTCCCTGACAAACCTGTG GTGAACGGGACATTGGCCGATGAAGAAAATCTAAATAAGTCTGAAATAAGCCAAGTGTTTGAAATTGCACTTAAACGGAACATGTCTGTGAATTTTGAG GTAACCAAGGAAACTGGCCCTCCCCACATGAAGAGTTTTGTAACTAAAGTCATAGTTGGTGAATTTCTGGGCAATGGCGAAGGAAAGAGCAAAAAGATATCGAAGAAGAATGCGGCTATAGCCGTGCTAGAGGAGCTCCGCAAACTGCCCTCACTTCCGACAGTTGAGAAAATGAAgccaaaaatcaaaaagaaaacaaagtccATCGTAAAG CTTCCTACTAGTCCTGAATATGGGCAAGGGATGAACCCAATCAGCAGGCTGGCACAGATTCAGCAAGCCAAGAAAGATAAAGAACCCGAATATATTCTGATCACAGAGAGGGGTCTCCCGAGGCGCAGAGAGTTTGTCATGCAG GTTAAAGTAGGAAATCATACGGCTGAAGGCACGGGCACTAACAAGAAAGTCGCCAAAAGGAACGCTGCTGAAAATATGTTGGAACTCCTAGGATTTAAAGTCCCTCCACCTCCCCCGAAACCTGCACTCAAGACAGAAGAAAAG ctcCCTGTAAGGAAACCAGGAGATGGAAGGAAAGTGACCTTTTATGAGCCCGGATCAGGAGAAGATACTGCTAACA ATCACAAAGATGACGAGTTCCGGATGCCTTTTCACAGCCATCAGCAGCTTCCTGCGGGAATTCTCCCTATGGTCCCTGAGGTTGCACAAGCGGTGGGGGTTAATCAAGGACTTCACACCAAAGACTTTAACAGGGTGGCCCCCAACCCAGCCAAGGCAACGGTGACGGCCATGATAGCGAGAGAGCTGCTGTATGCCGGCATCTCACCCACGGCTGACGCCATTCTGAAGAATAACAACACTGCCGGGCCATTTACTCGGCCCTCTGAGCAATTAAATTACCTGTCTAGAGTCCAAGAATTAGAG GTTGAATATAAAGACTTCCCGAAGAATAATAAAAACGAGTTTGTCTCTCTCATAAACTGTTCCTCTCAGCCGCCATTAATCAGCCACGGCATCTGCAAGGACCTGGAGTCCTGCCACGATATG gctGCGTTGAACATCTTGAAATTGCTGTCGGAGCTCGACCAACATAACGCGGAGATGCCCAGAACAGGGAATGGACCAATGTCAGT ATGTGTCAAACCCGAAATAGAACGTGATCCTCTCCTGAAACCGGCCAACTCAAACACCTTGGGACAAACACTGGACAGTACAGCCTGA